TGAACAGCGGAGCGGCACTGGACCGGGCGATGGTCTACTGGCTGGTCCGCCCGGCCGAACATCTGTCCACTTTGGAGTTCCGGATCGCCGACGCGACCGGCACCGCCGAGGAGTCGCTGCTGCTGGCACTGCTGATCCGGGCGCTGGCGACGATCGCGCTGCAGGACGTCGCCGAGGGCCGCCCACCGGCCGAACTCCCCGATCAGCGGCTGCGGCTCGCGCTCTGGCGGGCAGCGCACGACGGACTGGAGGGCGACGGCCTCGACGCGGACGGTGAGCTGGTCCCCGCCCGCTTCCTGGTGGAAAAGCTGTGCAAGACGGCGCAACCGGCGCTGGAGGCCAGTGGCGACAGCGCGCGCGTCGACGACATCCTCAGCCGCCTGTTCCGCCACGGCAGCGGCGCTCAGCGCCAGCGGCGAGCGCACGAACGCCGCCACGACATGGCCGACGTCCTCGCCCTGCTCGCCGAGCAGACCCGCACGGCACTACCGGACTAACCCCCGCAGAAGACGCACGCGCGGTACCACTCCAGCGGGCTGAGAACGCGGTGCTCGACGCACGAGGCCGGCAGCACCTCCGGGTAATCGGGGAAGTCGCCCGGGAACCGGGCCGGGGTCGTCATGTCGAACTCCAGCACCATCTCGCGGAAGTCGCGCAAAAAGCCCGCCGCGAACGGAGGGTCGTAACCGAGTTCGTCCCAGCGGTGCCGGGACAGAGCGAGGTTGACCGTGCGCAGCACGAACCGCCGGTTCGCCTCCTGCTCCTCCGCGGTGTCGCCCCAGTCGACGTCCTCCAGCCCGAAGCCGACCGCACCCCGCCCCATCACGTTCTGGTCCAGCTTCGCGATCGCCGCGGCGAACCTGAAGTCCCACCGGCGCTCCGCCGTCGCCGCCACCGCGAGCGCCATGACTTCGGCGAACACCTCGGTGCCGCCGTTGGACATGTAGATGTCCCGGTCGCCCGAGCTGATGCTGTTCCCCACGCTGCCCAGCCTAGGCACCGGATTCGGCGCCCCGGAACGCAGGAGGGCCGCGATCGCAGTGCGATCGCGGCCCGCTCCCCCCTTGAACCCCAGTGGCGTTCTAATGCACAGAACGCTTGTCAAGCATTAGATCAGCTGGGTTCGGCAGCGTCAAGAACTCCACTACCATCGGCAGCATGAAACCGCGGGTGCCGCTGATCGGCGAGCCAATCGCCGTCGACCTGGTCAACACCAGGGCGATCATCGCGGGCGACCAGGTCGACATGATGGGCACGCCCGCCGAGCTGTGGGAGTGGCTGACGCGCCAGGCCGACCGGCTGACGATGCCCACCCGGGCGGAGCAGTCCTCGCTCGACGAAACCGATCTGGCCGCCGTGCACGAAGTGCGCGAGCACACCGCGCGAACCCTCGCCCACGTCCGGCTCGGCAAGCGCCCGCCGGCCGACGCGCTGCGCGGGCTCAACGAGGCGCAGCGGGCCGCACCGGGAATCCGCAAGCTCAGCTGGCGCGGCGGTTCGGTGGTCAGCACCGTCGAGCGGCCGGGGAAGCTGGGCGTGCGGGTGGCCGCCGACCTGGCCGAAGCCGCCGCCGAGCTGCTCACCGACC
This portion of the Saccharopolyspora antimicrobica genome encodes:
- a CDS encoding CGNR zinc finger domain-containing protein — its product is MKPRVPLIGEPIAVDLVNTRAIIAGDQVDMMGTPAELWEWLTRQADRLTMPTRAEQSSLDETDLAAVHEVREHTARTLAHVRLGKRPPADALRGLNEAQRAAPGIRKLSWRGGSVVSTVERPGKLGVRVAADLAEAAAELLTDPLIEALRECEERNCVMLFVATNPRRRWCSPAICGNRVRVARYYQRHKTSA